From the genome of Nicotiana sylvestris chromosome 2, ASM39365v2, whole genome shotgun sequence, one region includes:
- the LOC104234325 gene encoding probable pectinesterase/pectinesterase inhibitor 46, translating into MALPNGTDQENVAARKKTVKKISIIAISSIVLVGCIVAAVVGITYAKNGDSSGSQSKSFSTAIKAVCDVTLYPQSCYNSLGPLAKSDNLKPQDIYKLSVQVAINELSKASDEFFNMPQVKNISDPMAVKTLGSCHDLLSLALDSLNESLSIPSKSLFDGFSDLKTKLSAAGTYQQTCIDGFGDITYSSASMASNNLKNSGQHTSNSLSIVDIMDQSIQNSIDSMDSLGGIGRRRRLMNFDGDFPSWMASKDRKLLQSSKGKSLIKVDAVVAKDGSGDFINISDALEAVPGKSNKRFVIYVKKGVYVENVIVEKKKWNVMMIGDGMDATTVSGSLNFVDGTPTFQSATFAVFGKGFIARDMGFRNTAGAAKHQAVAVMSTADLSVFYRCKFDAYQDTLYTHSNRQFYRECSIYGTVDFIFGNSAVVFQNCHILPRKPMPGQMNTITAQGKIDPNQNTGISIQNCTIWPSANLTGVSTFLGRPWKNYSTTVIMSTTMASFIDPTGWLPWVGTTAPDTIYYAEYRNFGQGAVTKNRVNWKGLKLNITSKEASKFSVQKFIQGDKWLPSTGVSFKKDI; encoded by the exons ATGGCCCTTCCTAATGGAACTGATCAAGAAAATGTGGCCGCTCGCAAAAAAACAGTGAAGAAGATCAGCATTATTGCCATTTCTTCCATAGTTCTTGTTGGTTGTATTGTAGCTGCTGTTGTTGGTATAACTTACGCCAAAAATGGGGACTCATCAGGCAGTCAATCCAAATCTTTTTCCACAGCAATTAAAGCTGTTTGTGACGTAACATTATACCCTCAATCATGTTACAACAGCCTTGGACCTCTAGCCAAATCAGACAACCTTAAACCTCAAGATATTTACAAATTATCCGTCCAAGTTGCTATCAACGAGCTCTCTAAAGCTTCGGATGAGTTCTTCAATATGCCACAAGTGAAGAATATTTCTGATCCTATGGCTGTTAAGACCTTGGGAAGTTGTCATGATCTACTTTCACTTGCACTAGATAGCCTCAATGAATCTCTTTCTATTCCAAGCAAGTCGTTGTTCGACGGGTTTTCTGACCTCAAGACAAAGCTAAGTGCAGCTGGAACATACCAGCAAACATGTATTGATGGTTTTGGGGATATTACTTATAGTTCTGCAAGTATGGCTTCCAATAACCTCAAGAATTCGGGTCAACATACTAGTAACAGCTTGTCCATTGTTGATATCATGGATCAATCAATTCAAAATTCTATTGACTCAATGGATTCCTTGGGTGGAATTGGGAGAAGACGTCGTTTGATGAATTTTGATGGAGATTTTCCAAGTTGGATGGCTTCAAAAGATAGGAAATTGCTTCAATCTtcaaaaggaaagagtttgatcaaagTGGACGCTGTGGTAGCTAAAGATGGCTCTGGGGACTTTATTAATATCAGTGATGCTCTTGAGGCAGTGCCTGGGAAGAGTAACAAAAGGTTTGTGATTTATGTGAAGAAGGGAGTTTATGTGGAGAATGTTATAGTTGAGAAGAAGAAATGGAATGTTATGATGATTGGTGATGGTATGGATGCTACCACTGTTTCTGGCTCTCTCAACTTTGTAGATGGCACTCCCACTTTCCAATCTGCAACTTTTG CTGTGTTCGGCAAGGGATTCATAGCTCGGGACATGGGTTTCCGCAACACAGCAGGTGCAGCCAAGCATCAAGCAGTTGCCGTAATGTCAACTGCTGATCTCTCTGTCTTTTATCGCTGCAAATTCGATGCATACCAAGACACGTTATACACACACTCCAATCGCCAATTCTACAGAGAATGCAGTATTTATGGAACAGTGGACTTCATATTTGGTAACTCAGCAGTTGTTTTTCAAAACTGCCACATACTTCCTAGGAAACCAATGCCTGGCCAAATGAATACCATTACAGCTCAAGGCAAGATCGACCCAAATCAAAACACTGGCATTTCTATTCAGAATTGCACAATTTGGCCCTCAGCAAATCTCACCGGAGTCAGTACTTTCTTGGGTAGGCCATGGAAAAACTATTCCACAACCGTTATCATGTCTACAACAATGGCCAGCTTTATTGATCCTACAGGGTGGTTGCCTTGGGTGGGGACTACAGCACCAGACACTATTTACTATGCTGAATATAGAAACTTCGGCCAGGGGGCTGTGACCAAAAATAGAGTCAACTGGAAAGGATTGAAATTGAATATTACTAGTAAAGAAGCTAGCAAGTTTTCTGTTCAGAAATTCATTCAGGGTGACAAATGGCTCCCATCTACTGGAGTCAGCTTCAAGAAGGATATCTGA